The Pseudomonas viciae genomic interval CCAATGGGCTCACCTACCTCAGCCCCGCCCCCGGTCACAACGTTGAATACCCCGGCGGGGATACCGGCCTCCAAGGCCAACTGAGCAACGCGCAGGGTCGTCAACGACGTTTCTTCCGCCGGCTTGACCACCAGTGAGCAACCTGCGGCCAGCGACGGGCCGATTTTCCAGGCCAGCATCAACAGCGGGAAGTTCCAAGGCAAGACCAGGCCAACCACACCGATCGCCTCACGGACAACCAACGCGAGATGACCGTCGGACGCAGGCGATACCTGGTCATAGATCTTGTCGATGGCTTCGGCGTGCCAGCGCAGGCAGTTAATGGTTTCCGGCACATCGACTGTCTGGCAGTCGAAAATAGTCTTGCCGCTGTCCAGGCTTTCCATCACCGCGAGTTCCAGCGCGTTTTCTTCGATCAACGCAGCCAGACGCAGGATCGCCTGCTTACGCGCACCGGGATGAAGCTTTGACCAACGACCATCATTGAAAGCGGCCCGCGCTGCTGTGACGGCCGCGTCCACATCAGCTGACGAACAAGCAGCCACATCGGCAAGGTGCTCACCATTGGCGGGATTAACGGTGCCAAACGTTGCGCCGGAAAGTGCCGAGCGTATTTCACCATCGATCACAGCCTTGTTTGGCAAGGTCAGCTGCCGAGCAATCGACTGGTATTCTTCTGTTGTTTTCAACTGAGTCATTTTGATCTTCCCGCACACTTGTTTTTGAGCGATAGCGTTCCCGGCAACGTCAGTTACCGAATCGGCACAGAGGGGCAGTAGTTGCTAATTCGAATGCTGGTTAGATTCGACACCGAATAACCGGCGCCCAGCGGAAACTGAATTCCTGGCAGGCGAATACGACGCGAACCGCGCCGATATCAACCAGCACTCGCATTTGTTCGTTCAGGAAATAGTGGTCATTCCCTCACCTTGAGACACGCGTTACGTTCTGGGCTCTCAAGGTGAAAGAATAAAGACAGGCGGGAACAGCACACAGCGACTTTTATGTGGAGCAACTGATGATCTGCGGTTATGTACGGGCTTCGTCCGGCTCCTCAAACGCCTCCCTATCGAACTGTGCCAGCAGCCAGTCGCGCAGCTTGCAGCAGCTGGGATCGCGCGCCTTGTCTTCATTGAAGTTCAAATAGTGAAGGGTTTCCTTGTGCACCAGCTTTTCCTCGACCGGGCGCACCAACAGCCCCTTTTCAATCAGCGGCGCTACCAGATGATCCCAGCCCAATGCGACGCCCTGATTGCCCAGCACGAGCTGGATCAGGAGGCTGTAGTCATTGGCGTTGAAAAAGTGAGACGCCTTGCTGGAGCGCGCCTTAAGGTCGATATCGTAGTGAGCGAGCCACCCATACCAGTCCAAATGCTCTGCGACCTGCGAGCGCCCGAAGGGGCTGAGGTTCAGCAACGCGCTGTCGCGAAGATCATGGATCGATTGCAGTTCTGGATGTTGCTCCAGATAGAGCGGCGTGCACACTGGGTAGATGACGTCGCACATTAGAGGCTCGCTGTGGTAGCCGTCGTGGCTCTTCATCATCTTGCAGATGATGATATCCGGATGCACCCCCGTCTCCATCGACAGGAAGTTCTGGGTCACAACCAGGTTGAGGTCAATCTCAGGATGGGCTTCGAAAAAAGCCGGCAGTCGCGGCCCGAGCCAAAAGTTGGTAAAGGCCGGCGAACAGCACAGCGTGACCACATGCTTAGAGACAGATTTGCTGCGCATACGCTCAGCGGCCTGAGCGATGCTGCTGAATGACAACTGCACCACATCATAGAAGTTGGAGCCAGCGTCGGTCAGCTTGACGGCACGACCTGCCCGATCGAAAAGCTCGGTCCCGAGATGCTCTTCCAAATCCCGTATATGGCGACTGATGGCGGCCTGCGTCACGCAGAGCGCTTCAGCGGCCCGGGTAAAATTCTGATACCTGGCTGCGGCCAGGAAAGCCTTGACTGCCCGCAGCGAGGGCATCTTGATCAGCGCCTGATCGGGTTCGGTCTGCTTAACCATGACAGTAGATCATCATTACCCCATAAAAAATGTCGATTCTTCAGGCCTGTGGCCTCGTCCTAGACTGTTTGCAAGCAGTAGCGACCGAAATCCAGGCGCATCCATGCCGTAAGGCTAGCTGAATTGGACGCAGCGTTGAAGCAAGTTCGCAGCGTTACCAAGTAAGCGATTCATCTGCGCGAGCAGAAACGCTGCACTAAGCCCCGATAATAAGGAGTGCATGAAAGAAATGCCTAAGTACACCGACGTATTAGACCTGATCAAGCAGCGCAAACCGCAGCATGGTCTTCCTGGCGCTGCTTATTCTGATGCCGATCTGTATCGCCAGGATCTGGAGCAGATTTGGCATCGGGAGTGGATTTTTGCGGGGCACACTTTTGAGCTAGAGAAGCCAGGCCAATACCTGACCTTGCAGATCGGTGATTACCCGGTAGTCGTAGTACGAGGAAAAGACGGTAACCTCCGGGCGTTCCACAACGCTTGTCGTCATCGTGGCTCGAAAGTCTGCACCGAGGAAAAAGGCAAGGTCGCGAAACTGGTCTGCCCCTACCACAAGTGGACGTTCGAACTCGACGGCAAGCTTCTCTATGCAGGCAACATGGGCCCGGACTTCAACGCCGCCGACCATGGACTTATACCAGCGCATTGTGAAGTGGTGCACAGCTACATTTATGTCTGCGTCGCCAAGGTTGCACCGGATTTCGAGAAGTTCCGCAGCGCCGTTTCGCCGTTCATCGGCCCTCACCATCTGGAAGACTGCAAAGTTGCTTTCGAGGCCCACCTGGTCGAGAAAGGTAA includes:
- a CDS encoding LysR family transcriptional regulator — encoded protein: MVKQTEPDQALIKMPSLRAVKAFLAAARYQNFTRAAEALCVTQAAISRHIRDLEEHLGTELFDRAGRAVKLTDAGSNFYDVVQLSFSSIAQAAERMRSKSVSKHVVTLCCSPAFTNFWLGPRLPAFFEAHPEIDLNLVVTQNFLSMETGVHPDIIICKMMKSHDGYHSEPLMCDVIYPVCTPLYLEQHPELQSIHDLRDSALLNLSPFGRSQVAEHLDWYGWLAHYDIDLKARSSKASHFFNANDYSLLIQLVLGNQGVALGWDHLVAPLIEKGLLVRPVEEKLVHKETLHYLNFNEDKARDPSCCKLRDWLLAQFDREAFEEPDEART